One window of Bifidobacterium pseudocatenulatum DSM 20438 = JCM 1200 = LMG 10505 genomic DNA carries:
- a CDS encoding LacI family DNA-binding transcriptional regulator: MPIQKSKVTIFDVAKASGVSSSAVSYALNGKSGVSDVTRDKVLKVAHELGWKPNGAAQALAKAKTQRVGLALGYDPKLLSVESYMMELISGLGAELEKYDYSLLVRMAVGEDAKLSIIDDWIATGNVDAMLLVNVELGDPCVALLEEHEEMPVLAIADASVVGNLPSLSSADADAVRRAVRYLYDLGHRQIARVGGPESLAHSYIRDSAFADVASELGMRYRCLHTDYTPETGREATKRLLAFSEHPTAIIYDNDVMALAGLGVAASQGIKVPEEISIMSWDDSLMCTAAYPNLTAMGRDVVDTGKQAAGLLLKLIGGERVGHLMEGPYELRARASTGPAPAAE; this comes from the coding sequence ATGCCTATTCAAAAAAGCAAGGTGACGATTTTTGACGTTGCCAAGGCTTCGGGAGTCTCTAGTAGCGCCGTTTCGTATGCGCTCAACGGCAAGTCTGGTGTTTCCGATGTGACTCGAGACAAAGTGTTGAAGGTCGCACACGAACTGGGATGGAAGCCGAATGGCGCGGCACAGGCGCTGGCCAAGGCGAAGACGCAGCGCGTGGGTCTAGCGCTGGGTTACGACCCGAAGCTGCTTTCCGTCGAATCCTACATGATGGAACTTATTTCCGGTCTTGGCGCCGAGCTGGAAAAATACGATTATTCTCTGCTGGTACGCATGGCCGTGGGTGAGGACGCGAAGCTTTCGATCATCGATGATTGGATTGCTACTGGCAACGTCGACGCCATGCTGCTCGTCAATGTCGAGCTTGGAGACCCTTGCGTTGCCTTGCTTGAGGAGCATGAGGAGATGCCGGTGCTTGCCATTGCCGATGCCTCCGTGGTCGGCAATCTGCCGAGTCTGTCAAGCGCCGACGCCGATGCCGTGCGCCGAGCGGTGCGATACCTGTATGATCTCGGGCATCGTCAGATCGCCCGCGTCGGCGGTCCCGAATCGCTTGCGCACTCGTATATTCGCGATTCCGCCTTTGCGGACGTCGCTTCCGAGCTGGGCATGCGTTATCGTTGCCTGCACACCGACTACACGCCGGAAACCGGTCGCGAGGCCACGAAGCGCCTGCTGGCGTTCTCTGAGCATCCGACGGCGATCATCTACGACAATGATGTGATGGCGTTGGCTGGCCTTGGCGTGGCAGCTTCGCAAGGCATCAAAGTACCGGAGGAAATCTCCATCATGTCGTGGGATGATTCCCTCATGTGCACCGCGGCGTATCCGAACCTGACCGCCATGGGCCGTGACGTGGTCGATACCGGTAAGCAGGCCGCCGGATTGCTGCTCAAGCTGATCGGCGGCGAGCGTGTGGGGCATCTGATGGAAGGGCCGTACGAATTGCGTGCCCGCGCTTCGACCGGTCCCGCTCCGGCAGCGGAATAA
- a CDS encoding cation:proton antiporter: MTQELVSLTIIMAVTAVSPIVAQLIPGRFIPQTVLLLVTGAALGPYGLGVIEVNDAVKLLSELGMAFLFLLAGYEIDPKRLAGHQGKVGLVTWIITLGLAGLVVTLLPFFAKQGINGIATVIALTTTALGTLMPILKERNLEGTPIGDAIISYGTWGELGPILAMAILLSTRTGWQTMLVLGAFLTICLLCAMLPTKALKTGHRLYRFLTENANTSSQTLMRLTTFLLIFLVTISALFELDAVLGAFAAGFILRYIIPDGSKSLEMKLEGVGYGFLIPVFFVVSGAAINVRAVAGRPALLVAFIVMLMLIRAVPVYVALSLDKRENPLSSHHRVTVALYCTTALPIIVAVTSLAVKVGTMQGDTASTLVAAGAITVFLMPLLGSITYQVADVHPVTAVREIAHTPSDWRTIVHEHAQVRALLHHQDRLKRMAETLDALEKMGTMGHGDAAHSNAGHGDEYRAELVKRARREIDRQLKELGLDPQLTTQLPHNYRYPKN; the protein is encoded by the coding sequence ATGACGCAAGAGCTCGTTTCATTGACTATCATCATGGCGGTGACGGCCGTCAGCCCGATTGTGGCGCAGCTGATTCCAGGAAGGTTCATTCCACAAACCGTGCTGCTGCTCGTCACCGGAGCCGCACTCGGTCCGTACGGACTGGGCGTAATCGAGGTGAACGACGCCGTGAAACTCTTGAGCGAGCTCGGCATGGCGTTCCTATTCCTGCTCGCCGGCTACGAAATCGACCCAAAACGACTCGCCGGGCATCAAGGCAAAGTCGGCCTTGTCACATGGATCATCACCTTGGGGCTCGCCGGACTCGTCGTGACCCTGCTTCCATTCTTCGCAAAGCAAGGCATCAACGGCATCGCCACGGTAATAGCACTTACCACCACCGCTCTCGGCACACTCATGCCGATTCTCAAGGAACGCAACCTCGAAGGCACCCCCATCGGCGACGCCATCATCTCGTACGGAACGTGGGGCGAACTCGGCCCAATCCTTGCCATGGCCATCCTGCTATCCACCCGAACCGGCTGGCAGACCATGCTCGTGCTCGGCGCGTTCCTTACCATCTGTCTACTGTGCGCAATGCTACCCACGAAAGCACTGAAAACCGGCCATCGCCTGTACCGTTTCCTTACGGAAAACGCGAACACGTCATCGCAAACGCTCATGCGACTGACCACATTCCTGCTCATCTTCCTTGTCACCATTTCTGCACTGTTCGAACTTGACGCGGTGCTCGGCGCGTTCGCCGCAGGCTTCATCCTGCGTTACATCATCCCCGACGGCAGCAAGTCGCTGGAAATGAAACTGGAAGGCGTCGGCTACGGATTCCTTATTCCTGTGTTTTTCGTGGTGTCAGGAGCCGCGATCAACGTGCGCGCCGTGGCAGGCCGACCCGCGCTGCTCGTCGCGTTCATCGTAATGCTCATGCTGATTCGCGCGGTGCCCGTATATGTTGCGCTATCGCTCGACAAACGCGAGAATCCGCTGTCATCGCATCATCGCGTCACCGTAGCGCTGTATTGCACGACCGCGCTGCCGATCATCGTCGCCGTCACGTCACTGGCGGTGAAGGTCGGCACCATGCAAGGCGACACCGCGTCAACACTGGTCGCAGCCGGCGCGATTACGGTGTTCCTAATGCCGCTGCTTGGCTCGATCACATATCAGGTGGCCGACGTACATCCGGTCACCGCGGTTCGGGAGATTGCACACACACCATCCGATTGGCGGACGATCGTGCACGAACATGCGCAGGTGCGTGCGCTGCTGCACCATCAGGACCGGCTCAAGCGTATGGCGGAAACATTGGACGCACTGGAGAAGATGGGAACGATGGGACATGGCGATGCGGCACATAGCAATGCCGGACATGGCGATGAATATCGAGCCGAACTTGTGAAACGTGCGCGCCGCGAAATCGACCGGCAGTTGAAGGAACTCGGCCTGGACCCGCAGCTCACCACGCAACTGCCACACAACTACCGTTATCCGAAGAACTGA
- a CDS encoding FtsX-like permease family protein: MAFIKDMVRMWLHAWKRFISIALISLLGVAVLTGIYAGCRDAFLATDRFFDTQGLHDIQVLSTAGLTDDDIAALRKISGVAKVQGERSQTVTVDLNGKKTVTMQEIGTNGIDQPYLQSGRMPEKSGEIAVTRKFIKDSGYKKGDHITVTPQDSASSSVSDSAESDNQTGENGSQMSDSAESDTQDGKRAARVTDSGESDNQAPSFPTELTIVGVVLDPQDLTNPDGYSGTNAFRSSATSDYTFFAPSDGVTGSMYTAVTILVKGTADKDSFSDVYDDTVSEVADRIDGTVRTNRQKARHQELLDAGTKQIDEAKAQTDKQFAAAQQQIDSNRSQLNQQIDQIVNMQAGAAAGSLDETTRETLRETVIAASPQLAEAKAQLDQAQSKLDQQKKDTERTLQSKQNELEDSIPQVRWYVQDRSQIGGFSSLKSDLESIQSLGNAFPIVFLLVAVMMSLTAMARMVEEDRGLIGTYTGLGYGRLAVASRYLLFALFACLIGGGLGLIAGFLGIPAFLLVVLRGLYVMPDVRLAYDWLYGTAGVALFVVGVLAATVYACAQEMRQKPASLMRPKAPRAGSRILLERIKPLWNRMSFLGKVTARNIFRFKSRLIMTVGGVAGCTALIVCGLAINDTVAALGAKQYQDVYQYDLMVVANDDDADAMRQKVASDGRVTSSMDVRVESGDLTGDSGSESIQLVAVPDSERSEFGKMVTLQPVRSSWVDGAADTVSLGDDGVIVSQSAASAMGVKAGGMVTLTNGDDMQAEAHVSAVIRSVIGSDVYVSETYYRQLFDTAASGTSSASSASDSGESDNQNGESGTSNGASSNGQQLVWNAMYAKLKGSGESQAAYAEKLEDDDAVMKAVSCAHMAESFKFDLMGAVVALIVALAGGLALVVLFTLANTNVSEREREMATLKVLGFFDKEVHHYVNREMMVLTMMGVVLGLPLGRFVGGLLTAALNMPALYFEVECTPLSYVIAAGATMAFALLVQLFVNPVLDRIDPISSLKSVE, encoded by the coding sequence ATGGCATTCATCAAAGACATGGTGCGTATGTGGTTGCATGCGTGGAAGCGATTCATCTCCATCGCACTGATCTCGTTGCTGGGCGTCGCCGTGCTTACGGGCATTTACGCGGGTTGCCGAGACGCTTTTCTTGCGACGGATCGTTTTTTCGACACCCAAGGATTGCACGACATTCAGGTGTTGTCGACGGCCGGATTGACCGATGACGATATTGCCGCGCTCCGTAAGATTTCCGGTGTCGCGAAAGTGCAGGGCGAACGTTCGCAAACCGTGACCGTCGATCTGAACGGCAAAAAAACCGTGACCATGCAGGAGATCGGCACGAACGGCATTGACCAGCCGTATTTGCAAAGCGGACGCATGCCGGAGAAGTCCGGTGAGATCGCGGTGACGCGCAAATTCATCAAGGATTCCGGATATAAAAAGGGCGACCATATTACGGTGACACCGCAGGATTCGGCGTCTTCTTCTGTGTCCGATTCTGCAGAATCGGACAATCAAACGGGCGAAAACGGGTCCCAGATGTCCGATTCTGCAGAATCGGACACGCAGGATGGCAAACGTGCCGCACGGGTGACCGATTCTGGTGAATCGGACAATCAGGCACCGAGCTTCCCCACCGAACTGACTATTGTGGGCGTGGTGCTTGACCCGCAGGATCTCACCAATCCAGACGGCTATTCGGGTACGAACGCATTCCGTTCCTCCGCCACCAGCGACTACACGTTCTTTGCGCCGTCCGACGGTGTGACCGGCAGCATGTACACGGCCGTCACCATTCTCGTGAAAGGCACCGCCGACAAGGACTCGTTCAGTGACGTGTACGACGACACCGTCAGCGAAGTAGCTGACCGCATCGACGGCACGGTGCGAACCAATCGCCAGAAAGCGCGTCATCAGGAACTACTCGACGCTGGAACCAAACAAATCGACGAGGCGAAAGCGCAAACCGACAAACAGTTCGCCGCAGCGCAACAGCAGATCGACAGCAATCGCAGCCAGCTCAATCAGCAAATCGACCAAATCGTCAATATGCAGGCGGGCGCGGCTGCAGGATCCCTCGACGAAACAACCCGTGAAACACTACGTGAAACGGTAATTGCCGCAAGCCCGCAATTAGCGGAAGCCAAAGCGCAACTCGACCAGGCACAATCGAAATTGGACCAGCAGAAAAAAGACACCGAACGGACACTGCAATCCAAGCAAAACGAGCTGGAAGACAGCATTCCGCAAGTGCGTTGGTATGTGCAGGACCGGTCGCAAATCGGCGGATTCAGCTCGCTGAAATCTGATCTGGAATCCATCCAATCGCTGGGCAACGCATTCCCGATCGTGTTCTTGCTCGTGGCGGTGATGATGAGTCTGACCGCCATGGCGCGCATGGTCGAAGAGGATCGCGGGCTGATCGGCACATACACAGGGCTCGGCTACGGGCGTCTTGCGGTCGCCTCACGATACCTGTTGTTCGCGCTGTTCGCCTGCCTGATCGGCGGTGGACTCGGCCTGATCGCAGGCTTCCTTGGCATTCCGGCGTTCCTGCTCGTCGTATTGCGAGGCTTGTATGTGATGCCGGACGTACGCTTGGCATACGACTGGCTGTACGGAACGGCCGGAGTCGCGCTGTTCGTGGTCGGCGTGCTTGCCGCAACCGTGTATGCGTGCGCGCAGGAAATGCGACAGAAGCCGGCCAGTCTCATGCGTCCGAAAGCGCCGCGTGCAGGATCGCGCATTCTACTGGAGCGTATCAAGCCGTTGTGGAATCGCATGAGCTTCCTCGGCAAAGTCACGGCGCGCAACATTTTCCGCTTCAAATCGCGTCTGATCATGACGGTCGGCGGCGTGGCCGGCTGCACCGCGCTGATTGTGTGCGGACTTGCGATCAACGACACCGTTGCCGCATTGGGCGCGAAACAGTATCAGGACGTGTATCAGTACGATTTGATGGTGGTCGCGAACGATGATGACGCTGATGCGATGCGGCAGAAAGTCGCTTCGGATGGTCGCGTCACGTCGAGCATGGACGTGCGCGTTGAATCGGGTGATTTGACCGGCGATTCGGGGAGCGAAAGCATTCAGCTGGTTGCCGTGCCCGACAGTGAACGCAGCGAGTTCGGCAAGATGGTCACGTTGCAGCCGGTGCGCTCCAGTTGGGTGGATGGTGCGGCCGATACGGTAAGTCTGGGCGATGACGGCGTGATCGTATCGCAGTCCGCGGCAAGCGCGATGGGCGTCAAAGCGGGCGGTATGGTAACGCTGACCAACGGTGACGATATGCAGGCCGAAGCGCATGTCAGCGCGGTGATCCGCAGTGTGATCGGATCGGACGTGTATGTGAGCGAAACCTATTATCGCCAGCTGTTCGATACTGCTGCATCCGGCACGTCTTCCGCATCTTCCGCGTCCGATTCTGGAGAATCGGACAATCAAAACGGCGAATCCGGTACCTCGAATGGCGCATCGTCAAACGGCCAACAATTGGTGTGGAACGCCATGTATGCGAAGCTCAAAGGTTCAGGCGAATCCCAGGCCGCCTATGCGGAAAAGCTGGAAGACGACGATGCGGTCATGAAAGCCGTGAGCTGCGCGCACATGGCGGAAAGCTTCAAATTCGATCTGATGGGTGCGGTGGTCGCGCTGATCGTGGCGCTCGCGGGCGGGCTCGCGCTCGTGGTGTTGTTCACGCTCGCCAACACCAACGTGTCAGAACGTGAACGCGAGATGGCCACGCTCAAGGTGCTCGGATTCTTCGACAAAGAGGTTCACCACTATGTGAACCGTGAAATGATGGTGCTCACCATGATGGGCGTGGTGCTGGGCTTGCCTCTCGGCCGTTTCGTCGGCGGATTGCTGACGGCTGCGTTGAATATGCCCGCACTGTATTTCGAAGTGGAATGCACGCCGTTGAGTTATGTGATTGCGGCCGGCGCGACCATGGCTTTCGCGCTGCTCGTGCAGTTGTTCGTGAATCCGGTGTTGGATCGTATCGACCCGATTAGTTCGCTCAAATCCGTCGAATAG
- a CDS encoding DUF7604 domain-containing protein, which yields MRHAHNEAKPRGSFVQRMVAALAAIAMLGGLGYVTTSSAIAEDDQNPSGDTSTLQPANSKSIAKIEGGDGDQYALHLTASGDSSSSTVTTAVPADIVLVLDKSGSMKNSNRDTNAKNAATALASKLLTAANAALPAEQQVQMAVVTFSDRARTTSQFTTSPGAIGTAVSAWPNGGTNWEDALKTANDLSSGRSGVQKHIVFLSDGNPTFRITSYSGCFKWSGFGQGWESHPEYGTQAECEANNKWLDQSYQWKTDPDGSDGNIHGEGDDDSYGYNYAAALSEANERGNAALYVVKVSADANKMSDLAKEANAVTGKEYDGTSAENLTKAFEQIYNTITTTAKIRAYSITDTLSQWVDPVDFADVANGADITQYVTVTNNGTTVSGYTAVYNVDDNGNRTITVTFNNGNGMIVDKNETIDVSFKVKPSDAAYADYASKQQYPDTGEANTGNESAGKQGYFSNAGAHLNYCVVTSVNDQESECTQQTLDYAKPVVQVRLGQITINKVWSDGASKHASDAVTVQLQRTKTGEAAAQAEKVGDPITLNASNNWTATIGRLQPGYTYSVAETSEDSRYAVSYQYGNAASNATGVDLTKAMVWQSDGNGGNMTATLTNTLKSATLSNVITVQKILEGRDWKAGDSFDFELTADGNAPLPADCAQQAQQSCKVTVAYDADSPDSQHSATFGDITYNAGKADYTYTITEGNGNIAALHYSGAKYQIVVAVTETNGAWTASVKSVTKLLDDNGKNVSESQKIGDPIAFTNTYVAVSALPLTGGTTDRQWLLVGGSIGGLAVLLVGAAGVWNSRKRLV from the coding sequence ATGAGACATGCGCACAACGAGGCAAAGCCGAGGGGAAGCTTTGTTCAACGCATGGTTGCGGCGCTCGCTGCGATTGCCATGCTTGGCGGCTTGGGTTACGTCACCACGTCTTCCGCCATTGCGGAAGACGACCAGAATCCTTCCGGTGACACTTCCACCTTGCAGCCTGCGAATAGTAAAAGCATTGCCAAAATCGAAGGTGGAGACGGTGATCAGTATGCGTTGCATTTGACTGCGTCCGGCGATAGTTCGTCGTCCACGGTTACGACCGCGGTGCCTGCCGATATTGTGCTGGTGCTTGACAAGTCCGGCAGTATGAAAAACAGCAACCGTGACACGAATGCGAAAAACGCTGCCACGGCCTTGGCGAGTAAGCTTCTGACGGCCGCGAATGCCGCTCTTCCGGCTGAGCAGCAAGTACAGATGGCGGTGGTGACGTTCAGCGACAGGGCGCGAACAACTTCGCAGTTCACGACTTCCCCTGGCGCTATCGGCACGGCCGTCAGTGCGTGGCCAAATGGCGGAACCAACTGGGAAGACGCCCTGAAAACAGCGAACGATCTGTCGTCGGGACGTTCCGGTGTGCAGAAGCATATCGTCTTCCTGTCTGACGGCAATCCGACCTTCAGAATCACATCCTATTCCGGATGCTTCAAGTGGAGTGGGTTCGGTCAGGGATGGGAAAGCCATCCTGAATACGGGACACAGGCGGAGTGCGAGGCTAACAATAAGTGGTTGGACCAGTCCTACCAGTGGAAAACCGACCCGGACGGCTCGGACGGAAACATCCACGGCGAGGGCGATGACGATAGCTACGGCTACAACTATGCGGCCGCTCTGTCGGAAGCCAACGAACGCGGGAACGCAGCCCTGTATGTGGTGAAGGTTTCGGCCGACGCCAATAAGATGAGCGACCTAGCCAAAGAAGCGAACGCCGTCACCGGCAAGGAATACGACGGAACGTCCGCGGAAAATCTGACGAAGGCATTCGAACAGATCTACAACACCATCACCACAACCGCGAAAATCAGAGCGTATTCCATCACCGACACCCTGTCTCAATGGGTTGATCCGGTCGATTTCGCCGATGTGGCAAACGGCGCCGATATCACGCAATATGTGACGGTAACCAACAATGGCACAACCGTAAGCGGATATACGGCCGTCTACAACGTCGACGACAACGGCAATCGCACGATTACCGTGACATTCAACAATGGGAACGGCATGATCGTCGACAAAAACGAAACCATCGACGTTTCCTTCAAGGTAAAACCAAGCGACGCCGCATATGCGGATTACGCAAGCAAGCAGCAATACCCGGACACGGGAGAAGCCAATACCGGCAATGAATCCGCAGGAAAGCAAGGATACTTCTCCAATGCCGGAGCGCATCTGAACTACTGCGTGGTCACGTCCGTTAACGACCAGGAATCGGAATGCACCCAACAGACGCTCGACTATGCCAAACCGGTCGTGCAAGTCAGACTTGGCCAAATCACCATCAACAAGGTGTGGTCCGACGGTGCGAGCAAGCATGCGAGCGACGCGGTGACGGTCCAATTGCAGCGCACGAAGACCGGGGAAGCGGCCGCACAGGCTGAAAAAGTAGGCGATCCAATCACGTTGAACGCGTCGAATAATTGGACGGCCACGATCGGCAGATTGCAGCCCGGATACACCTACAGCGTGGCTGAAACGTCGGAAGACAGCCGCTACGCGGTCTCCTACCAGTATGGCAATGCTGCGAGCAACGCGACCGGCGTGGACCTCACCAAAGCCATGGTCTGGCAGAGTGACGGCAACGGCGGCAACATGACGGCCACATTGACCAACACGTTGAAGAGCGCGACGCTATCCAATGTGATCACCGTGCAGAAAATCCTAGAGGGGCGCGACTGGAAGGCAGGCGATTCGTTCGATTTCGAACTGACCGCAGACGGCAACGCGCCGCTGCCGGCCGATTGCGCGCAACAGGCGCAACAGTCGTGCAAGGTGACGGTCGCCTATGATGCTGATTCCCCGGATAGCCAGCATTCCGCAACGTTCGGTGACATCACCTACAACGCTGGAAAAGCCGACTACACGTACACCATTACGGAAGGCAACGGCAATATCGCAGCCCTGCACTATTCGGGCGCGAAATACCAGATTGTGGTCGCCGTTACCGAAACGAACGGCGCATGGACGGCTTCGGTGAAATCCGTGACGAAACTGCTCGACGACAACGGCAAGAACGTTTCCGAATCGCAGAAAATCGGCGATCCGATCGCATTCACCAATACGTATGTGGCGGTGTCGGCGTTGCCGTTGACGGGCGGAACCACGGATCGTCAATGGCTGCTGGTTGGCGGCTCGATCGGCGGACTCGCAGTACTGCTGGTTGGCGCGGCTGGCGTCTGGAACAGCAGGAAGCGTCTCGTCTGA
- a CDS encoding class C sortase, whose protein sequence is MGGRLSLESRFPSFEEAIDVADEMRQRRHARGKTLAMRAIAALLIVAAICIGGFPAMLQYRSARDLSGTSVRSAHTVAGWPYPQADDAFAAAQDYNKRLAESGQPILGEAKDPFADVRGGSRASVSDSGESDNEAGESGPQLSDSGESDNQSGAGTGADAGSADAGSASASSADAEYRSLLDSGGGVMGTIRIPKISVRLPIYHGTSESALASGAGHLYGSSLPVGGKSTHAVLTGHRGLVEAAMFTRLDEMRVGDYFYIEVMGRTLGYQVDRITVIEPNDTSQLKIVPGEDRVTLMTCTPYGVNTHRLLVSATRSAIPDEIPAENDAVKDARAIGAITGIATLVVGVLLVWLRRKPWHIRRHAAWWPKRG, encoded by the coding sequence ATGGGTGGTCGACTTTCGTTGGAAAGTCGCTTTCCGTCGTTCGAAGAGGCGATTGACGTTGCCGACGAAATGCGTCAACGACGTCACGCTCGCGGCAAAACGCTGGCGATGCGTGCGATTGCGGCGCTGTTGATTGTCGCTGCGATCTGTATTGGCGGTTTTCCGGCGATGTTGCAGTATCGGTCGGCGCGTGATCTGTCGGGAACGTCGGTAAGATCCGCGCATACGGTTGCGGGCTGGCCGTATCCGCAGGCGGATGACGCGTTCGCCGCGGCCCAGGACTATAACAAGCGGCTTGCGGAATCCGGACAGCCGATTTTGGGTGAGGCGAAGGATCCGTTCGCTGATGTGCGCGGAGGATCGCGTGCCAGTGTGTCCGATTCTGGTGAATCGGACAATGAAGCGGGTGAAAGTGGACCACAGTTGTCCGATTCTGGTGAATCGGACAATCAGAGTGGTGCGGGTACAGGCGCGGACGCCGGTTCCGCGGACGCTGGTTCCGCAAGCGCCAGTTCGGCGGACGCGGAGTACCGGAGTCTGTTGGATTCCGGCGGTGGCGTGATGGGTACGATTCGCATTCCGAAAATTTCCGTGAGACTGCCGATCTACCATGGCACCTCCGAATCGGCGCTCGCCTCGGGCGCGGGCCACCTGTACGGCAGCAGCCTGCCAGTCGGCGGCAAGAGCACGCATGCGGTGCTCACCGGGCATCGCGGACTGGTCGAGGCGGCCATGTTCACGCGGCTCGATGAAATGCGTGTCGGCGACTACTTCTACATCGAAGTGATGGGTCGAACGCTCGGCTATCAGGTGGACCGTATCACGGTGATCGAGCCGAACGACACGTCGCAGCTGAAAATCGTGCCTGGTGAGGATCGCGTGACCCTGATGACCTGCACGCCGTATGGCGTCAACACGCACCGTCTGCTGGTTTCGGCCACACGTTCCGCCATTCCAGATGAGATTCCCGCCGAAAACGACGCGGTGAAGGATGCCCGCGCGATTGGTGCGATCACAGGTATTGCGACTCTCGTAGTGGGCGTGTTGTTGGTTTGGTTGCGACGCAAGCCGTGGCATATTCGCAGGCATGCTGCTTGGTGGCCGAAGCGTGGCTGA
- a CDS encoding amino acid permease — translation MSDATVAKKPRETDDVPVPPTLRKSLKNRHIQLIALGGAIGTGLFYGSSESIQLAGPAILLAYLIGGLAIFLIVRALSEMAVEDPKAGAFSYYATQYWSKRAGFISGWNYWFNYVLVAMVELAVVGSFVNYWFPNIPKWVSAAVFLVAIAALNLMGVNKFGEFEFWFAIIKIVAVLAMIFGGLYVIIANVPTASGIRASFANWFTVDGGFLPHGLMSRNADGTWTGLLMALVVVMFSFGGTELIGITAGETENPRTTIPKATNGIIWRILVFYICALGVIMAVVPWSTIDGNSSPFVQIFDSVGVHAAAGILNFVCLTAVMSVYNSGLYANSRMLYSLAKQGNAPAYLGRLNKRGVPVGGVITSAIIIAIAVVVVFVWPDFAFNYLMSIATIAAAINWIMIMITEIKFRRVVAAGDGPNDLKGLKGQEALDKLAFKLPFAKVTPYVVIAFMLLVVVLMCFSASYRIAVVAGVIWLVVLFAAYQITQKRA, via the coding sequence ATGAGCGACGCAACCGTTGCGAAGAAACCGCGCGAAACCGACGATGTGCCGGTTCCGCCGACGCTGCGCAAGTCTTTGAAGAATCGTCATATTCAATTGATCGCATTGGGCGGCGCGATCGGCACCGGCCTGTTCTATGGTTCCAGCGAGTCGATTCAGCTGGCGGGCCCGGCCATTCTGCTCGCCTATCTGATCGGCGGTCTGGCGATTTTCCTGATCGTGCGCGCCCTGTCCGAAATGGCGGTCGAGGATCCGAAGGCGGGCGCGTTCAGCTATTACGCCACGCAGTACTGGTCGAAGCGAGCCGGCTTTATTTCCGGCTGGAATTACTGGTTCAACTACGTGCTCGTGGCCATGGTGGAGTTGGCCGTGGTTGGCTCGTTCGTGAATTACTGGTTCCCGAACATTCCGAAGTGGGTGTCGGCGGCGGTGTTCCTGGTGGCCATCGCGGCGCTGAATCTTATGGGCGTGAACAAGTTCGGCGAATTTGAATTCTGGTTCGCCATCATCAAGATCGTGGCCGTGCTTGCCATGATTTTCGGCGGTTTGTATGTGATCATCGCGAATGTGCCGACCGCTTCGGGCATTCGCGCGTCGTTCGCCAACTGGTTTACCGTTGACGGCGGATTCCTGCCGCATGGCCTGATGTCTCGCAATGCGGACGGCACGTGGACCGGCCTGCTGATGGCGCTGGTCGTGGTGATGTTCAGCTTCGGCGGTACCGAGCTCATCGGCATCACCGCGGGCGAAACCGAAAATCCGCGCACCACCATCCCGAAGGCCACGAACGGCATTATCTGGCGTATTCTCGTGTTCTACATCTGCGCGCTCGGCGTGATTATGGCCGTGGTGCCGTGGAGCACGATCGACGGCAATTCCAGCCCGTTCGTGCAGATTTTCGACTCGGTGGGCGTGCATGCGGCCGCCGGCATTCTGAATTTCGTGTGCTTGACCGCCGTGATGAGCGTGTACAACTCCGGCCTGTACGCGAACTCGCGCATGCTGTATTCGTTGGCGAAGCAGGGCAATGCGCCCGCGTATCTGGGCCGCCTGAACAAGCGCGGCGTTCCGGTCGGGGGTGTGATCACGTCGGCCATCATCATTGCGATCGCCGTGGTGGTGGTGTTCGTGTGGCCTGATTTCGCGTTCAATTATTTGATGTCGATTGCCACGATTGCCGCTGCGATTAATTGGATCATGATCATGATTACGGAAATTAAGTTCCGTCGCGTTGTCGCCGCCGGCGACGGTCCGAATGATTTAAAGGGATTGAAGGGCCAGGAAGCACTTGACAAACTTGCGTTCAAGCTGCCGTTCGCCAAGGTGACGCCGTATGTGGTGATCGCGTTCATGCTGCTGGTCGTGGTGCTGATGTGCTTCTCCGCAAGCTATCGCATCGCAGTGGTCGCCGGCGTGATTTGGCTGGTCGTGCTGTTCGCCGCCTATCAGATCACACAGAAGCGCGCCTGA